The proteins below are encoded in one region of Candidatus Planktophila lacus:
- the whiA gene encoding DNA-binding protein WhiA: MAMTAAVKDELSRLSVTKPCCRKAEVSSLLRFAGGLHIAAGKVVIEVELDTSQSARRLKKDIADIYGHDSDLAVLSSSGLRKGSRYVVRVIEAGDALARQTGLIDSNGRPVRGLPPQVVAANICDAEAAWRGAFIAHGSLTEPGRSSSLEITCPGPEAALALVGAARRLGITAKAREVRGVDRVVIRDGDAIGVLLTRLGAHESVLAWEERRMRREVRATANRLANFDDANLRRSARAAVAAAARVQRAMEILGPQIPDHLKEAGELRISHGQASLEELGSLASPPMTKDAIAGRIRRLLAMADKRASELGIPDTEAGLSPDLLN, translated from the coding sequence ATGGCAATGACCGCAGCAGTTAAAGACGAGCTAAGCCGTCTTTCAGTAACCAAACCTTGCTGCCGCAAAGCCGAAGTATCTTCACTTCTGCGTTTTGCTGGTGGCCTTCATATTGCAGCTGGCAAAGTTGTAATCGAAGTAGAACTCGATACTTCACAGAGCGCACGTCGCCTCAAGAAAGATATCGCCGATATCTACGGCCACGATAGCGATCTCGCAGTTCTCTCATCCAGTGGATTGCGCAAAGGTTCTCGTTATGTGGTGCGCGTTATTGAAGCCGGTGATGCACTAGCTCGCCAAACAGGTTTGATCGATAGCAACGGTCGCCCAGTTCGTGGTCTGCCACCACAAGTTGTCGCTGCCAATATCTGCGATGCCGAGGCTGCTTGGCGAGGTGCTTTTATTGCACACGGTTCCCTCACTGAACCCGGTCGTTCATCTTCACTTGAAATTACTTGTCCAGGTCCAGAAGCAGCGTTGGCGCTCGTTGGAGCAGCTCGTCGTTTAGGAATTACCGCAAAGGCGCGCGAAGTTCGCGGCGTCGATCGCGTTGTTATTCGCGATGGCGATGCCATTGGAGTTCTTCTTACTCGCCTTGGCGCACATGAAAGTGTTCTTGCCTGGGAAGAACGTCGCATGCGCCGCGAAGTTCGGGCAACCGCAAATCGTTTAGCAAACTTTGATGATGCCAATCTGCGTCGCTCAGCACGCGCTGCAGTTGCAGCAGCAGCTCGCGTGCAACGAGCTATGGAAATTCTCGGCCCACAAATCCCTGATCATCTAAAAGAGGCCGGCGAACTTCGCATCAGCCACGGACAGGCAAGTCTTGAAGAACTCGGATCGCTGGCCTCTCCACCAATGACCAAGGATGCGATCGCAGGACGTATCCGACGACTCCTCGCAATGGCCGATAAACGCGCCTCTGAACTCGGTATTCCAGATACTGAAGCGGGCTTATCGCCTGACTTGCTCAACTAG
- the uvrA gene encoding excinuclease ABC subunit UvrA, translating to MSIDKLIVRGAREHNLKNVSIELPRESLIVFTGLSGSGKSSLAFDTIFAEGQRRYVESLSAYARQFLGQMDKPDVDFIEGLSPAVSIDQKSTNRNPRSTVGTITEVYDYLRLLFARAGRPHCPKCGKAVSRQSPQQIVDQILTMPATTKFQVLAPVIRERKGEFVDLFAELVTQGYSRARVDGETISLSEPPKLKKQEKHTIEVVVDRLTAKAESKSRLTDSIETALRLASGIVLLDFVDAKGAEKERTYSEHMACHDCNLSFEELEPRSFSFNSPFGACPECSGIGTKLEVDEDLIIPDDNLSINDGAIAPWSSGHINEYFLRLLEALSEEVKFSLDNPWKKLSVKAKEAILNGFEYEVHVKYKNRYGRVRNYSSGFEGVIPFVNRKHDETDSDYSRSKYESYMRETPCNVCKGARLKPEVLAVTVGDKSIAEICELSIADCAAFLKSISLNAREAQIAERVMKEVHARLGFLLDVGLDYLSLARPAATLSGGEAQRIRLATQIGSGLVGVLYVLDEPSIGLHQRDNRRLIETLTRLRDLGNTLIVVEHDEETIRTADWIVDIGPGAGEHGGKVVVSGSYEDLIASKESITGAYLSGRKSIAIPSKRRPIDPKRKLVIKGAKENNLKDVEVDIPLGLFVSVTGVSGSGKSTLVNDILYTTLANKLNGAQLVPGRHRTVTGIDQLDKVVHVDQSPIGRTPRSNPATYTGVFDKVRALFSETTEAKVRGYQQGRFSFNVKGGRCENCSGDGTITIEMNFLPDVYVPCEVCHGARYNRETLEVHYKGKTIAEVLDMPIEIAHTFFESVPAIARYLKTLCDVGLGYVRLGQSAPTLSGGEAQRVKLATELQRRSTGRTIYVLDEPTTGLHFEDVSKLLGVLSRLVDSGNTVVVIEHNLDVIKCSDWVIDMGPEGGFRGGMVVAEGTPEDVAKVKASYTGNFLAEMLATNRAPAKKKAAVK from the coding sequence GTGAGCATCGATAAGTTAATTGTGCGCGGTGCCCGCGAGCACAATTTAAAAAATGTCTCTATCGAACTACCGCGCGAATCCTTAATCGTCTTCACCGGTCTATCCGGTTCTGGAAAATCAAGCCTGGCCTTCGACACGATTTTCGCTGAAGGTCAGCGTCGTTACGTTGAATCCCTTTCGGCGTACGCGCGTCAGTTCTTGGGTCAGATGGATAAACCTGATGTCGACTTCATTGAAGGTTTATCTCCTGCCGTTTCGATCGATCAGAAATCCACCAACCGAAATCCACGTTCGACAGTTGGAACAATCACTGAGGTTTACGACTATCTGCGACTGCTCTTTGCGCGTGCCGGACGACCACACTGTCCTAAGTGCGGCAAAGCGGTCTCGCGCCAAAGTCCTCAGCAGATTGTTGATCAAATTCTCACCATGCCAGCTACAACTAAATTCCAGGTTTTAGCGCCAGTCATCCGCGAACGTAAAGGTGAATTTGTTGATCTCTTTGCCGAACTTGTCACTCAAGGTTATTCACGTGCACGCGTCGATGGCGAGACTATCTCGCTCTCTGAACCACCAAAGTTAAAGAAACAAGAGAAGCACACCATTGAAGTTGTCGTAGATCGCTTGACCGCGAAGGCAGAATCAAAATCACGGCTTACCGATTCAATCGAAACAGCACTACGTCTAGCTTCCGGAATAGTGCTCCTGGATTTTGTAGATGCCAAAGGCGCTGAGAAAGAACGAACCTATAGCGAACATATGGCTTGCCACGACTGCAACCTCTCATTCGAAGAACTTGAACCGCGTTCTTTCTCATTTAACTCACCATTTGGCGCTTGCCCGGAATGTTCAGGTATCGGCACAAAGCTTGAAGTAGATGAAGATTTAATTATCCCAGATGACAATCTCTCAATTAATGATGGCGCTATCGCACCTTGGTCTAGCGGACATATCAACGAGTACTTCTTACGTTTACTTGAGGCGCTTTCTGAAGAGGTTAAATTCTCGCTAGATAACCCTTGGAAGAAGTTATCTGTTAAAGCCAAAGAAGCGATCCTCAACGGTTTTGAGTATGAAGTCCATGTTAAGTATAAGAATCGCTACGGCCGCGTCCGTAATTACTCCTCAGGATTTGAAGGAGTAATACCTTTCGTAAATCGTAAACATGACGAGACTGATAGCGATTATTCCCGATCAAAGTACGAGTCATATATGCGTGAGACGCCTTGTAATGTTTGTAAAGGCGCACGCTTAAAGCCGGAAGTCCTTGCTGTGACGGTGGGGGATAAGAGCATTGCCGAGATCTGTGAACTCTCCATCGCTGATTGCGCAGCCTTCTTAAAGAGTATTTCGCTCAACGCTCGCGAGGCACAGATCGCAGAGCGAGTGATGAAGGAAGTGCATGCTCGTTTGGGGTTCTTGCTCGATGTTGGACTTGATTACCTATCTCTGGCACGACCTGCTGCAACACTTTCTGGAGGCGAAGCGCAACGTATTCGTCTAGCAACTCAGATCGGCTCTGGCCTAGTTGGCGTGCTTTATGTATTAGATGAACCCAGTATCGGATTGCACCAACGCGATAACCGTCGCCTCATCGAGACTCTCACACGTCTGCGCGATCTCGGAAATACCTTGATCGTTGTAGAGCATGATGAAGAGACTATTCGCACCGCTGACTGGATCGTCGACATAGGTCCTGGCGCGGGCGAACATGGTGGCAAGGTTGTGGTGTCAGGATCGTATGAAGATCTAATTGCATCTAAAGAATCAATCACAGGTGCTTACTTATCGGGGCGCAAGTCGATTGCGATTCCAAGCAAACGTAGACCAATAGATCCAAAGCGTAAATTGGTTATTAAGGGTGCCAAGGAGAATAACCTCAAAGATGTTGAAGTAGATATCCCGCTTGGTCTCTTTGTCTCGGTTACAGGTGTAAGTGGTTCAGGTAAATCAACTCTAGTTAACGACATTCTCTACACAACTTTGGCCAACAAGTTAAATGGTGCTCAGTTGGTGCCAGGTCGCCACCGTACCGTTACTGGTATAGATCAGCTCGATAAAGTTGTACACGTTGACCAGTCACCAATCGGTCGCACTCCTCGTTCCAATCCCGCCACCTACACAGGCGTATTCGACAAGGTGCGTGCGCTATTTTCTGAGACAACTGAAGCCAAGGTGCGTGGTTACCAACAGGGTCGCTTCTCATTTAACGTAAAAGGTGGGCGCTGCGAGAACTGTTCGGGCGATGGCACTATAACCATCGAAATGAACTTCTTGCCAGATGTTTACGTTCCATGCGAGGTCTGTCATGGCGCACGATATAACCGTGAAACTTTGGAAGTTCATTACAAAGGCAAAACAATTGCCGAAGTTCTAGATATGCCGATCGAAATCGCGCACACATTCTTTGAATCCGTTCCAGCGATCGCCAGATACCTAAAGACACTTTGCGATGTCGGTCTAGGTTATGTTCGCTTGGGCCAGTCGGCGCCAACTCTTTCAGGTGGCGAAGCGCAACGCGTGAAGTTGGCTACCGAACTGCAACGCCGTTCAACTGGACGCACAATCTATGTTCTAGATGAACCAACAACTGGTCTGCACTTCGAAGATGTCAGTAAGTTACTTGGGGTGCTTAGTCGTTTGGTTGATTCCGGAAATACAGTCGTTGTGATTGAACACAACCTAGATGTAATTAAATGCTCTGACTGGGTAATCGATATGGGGCCAGAAGGTGGTTTCCGAGGCGGCATGGTTGTTGCTGAAGGAACACCTGAAGATGTTGCGAAAGTTAAAGCGAGTTACACAGGTAACTTCCTGGCCGAAATGCTCGCTACCAACCGCGCACCGGCTAAGAAAAAGGCTGCCGTTAAGTAA
- the gap gene encoding type I glyceraldehyde-3-phosphate dehydrogenase, translated as MINVGINGFGRIGRNFFRAALTNPNINIVGINDLTDNATLAHLLKYDSILGRLGLEVSHTEDTITVGGKTIKVFADRDPANLPWASVKADIVIESTGHFTKAADAKKHITAGAKKVIISAPATDEDITIVMGVNHDKYDPANHNVISNASCTTNCLAPMAKVLQDNWGIVKGLMTTIHAYTNDQVILDFPHKDLRRSRAAATNMIPTSTGAAKAISLVMPELKGKLDGYAMRVPVPTGSATDLTVELAKEATAAEINAAMKAASTGALKGFLTYTEDPIVSSDIVTDPSSCIFDSGLTKVIGNQVKVVGWYDNEWGYSNRLVDLVGLVGKSI; from the coding sequence GTGATTAATGTTGGAATTAATGGATTTGGACGTATCGGTCGTAACTTCTTCCGCGCAGCACTAACCAACCCAAATATCAATATCGTAGGTATCAACGACCTAACCGATAACGCTACTTTGGCCCACCTCCTAAAGTACGACTCAATCTTGGGTCGCCTAGGACTTGAAGTAAGCCACACCGAAGACACAATCACCGTTGGCGGCAAGACAATCAAAGTTTTCGCAGATCGCGATCCAGCAAATCTTCCATGGGCTTCAGTTAAGGCAGATATCGTCATCGAATCTACCGGCCACTTCACAAAGGCAGCCGATGCTAAGAAGCACATCACCGCAGGTGCCAAGAAGGTAATCATCTCTGCACCAGCAACAGATGAAGACATCACAATCGTTATGGGCGTAAACCACGACAAGTACGACCCAGCAAACCACAACGTTATTTCAAATGCTTCATGTACAACCAACTGCCTTGCTCCAATGGCCAAGGTTTTGCAGGATAACTGGGGCATCGTTAAAGGCTTGATGACAACAATTCACGCCTACACAAACGATCAGGTAATCCTTGATTTCCCACATAAAGATCTTCGCCGCTCACGTGCAGCAGCGACAAATATGATCCCAACCTCAACGGGTGCAGCAAAGGCGATCTCTTTGGTCATGCCAGAGCTAAAGGGCAAGCTTGATGGTTACGCAATGCGCGTTCCAGTCCCAACAGGTTCAGCAACAGATCTAACAGTTGAACTTGCTAAGGAAGCAACTGCGGCAGAGATCAACGCTGCAATGAAGGCTGCTTCAACTGGGGCACTTAAGGGTTTCCTTACCTACACCGAAGATCCGATCGTCTCTTCAGATATCGTCACCGATCCTTCATCTTGTATCTTCGATTCTGGCCTAACCAAGGTAATCGGAAACCAAGTTAAGGTCGTCGGTTGGTATGACAACGAATGGGGTTACTCAAACCGCCTAGTTGATCTTGTCGGCCTCGTCGGCAAATCTATCTGA
- a CDS encoding gluconeogenesis factor YvcK family protein — MSGSKPRVVALGGGHGLAATLSALRQITSDLTAIVTVADNGGSSGRLREEFSIYPPGDLRMALAALCADDEWGRSWAEIMQYRFESDGVLDGHAVGNLLLAALWNKGEDPVAGLDRVGSLLKVIGRVLPMSVEPLDIEATFTNSTGRFIVKGQVEVATAKGRLESLRLLPKNPTARPESLAAIDAADWIVMGPGSWFSSVLPHLMVPQQRDALVAAKAKKILILNLDSATENGPVINSGEYAGYTATEHIEILHTYAPDLRFDLIVADQSVVAGSDQLQRHLSSTGGELLIADLRDQRSLVHHDPKKLTSLFAHIAG, encoded by the coding sequence ATGAGTGGCAGTAAACCGCGAGTAGTTGCACTTGGGGGAGGCCATGGTCTGGCGGCAACTCTTTCCGCACTTCGCCAAATAACAAGTGATTTAACTGCGATTGTCACGGTGGCTGATAACGGTGGCTCAAGTGGTCGCTTGCGCGAAGAGTTTTCGATTTATCCTCCTGGTGATTTAAGAATGGCACTAGCGGCGCTCTGCGCAGATGATGAATGGGGCCGGAGTTGGGCTGAGATCATGCAATATAGATTTGAAAGTGATGGCGTACTTGATGGCCACGCCGTTGGAAATTTACTGCTTGCAGCGCTTTGGAATAAGGGTGAAGATCCAGTTGCAGGGCTAGATCGAGTTGGATCGCTATTGAAAGTTATCGGTCGTGTATTACCGATGTCTGTAGAACCACTTGATATTGAAGCAACTTTCACTAATTCAACAGGTCGCTTTATTGTTAAAGGGCAAGTAGAAGTTGCTACTGCTAAAGGCCGCCTAGAAAGTCTGCGCCTGCTCCCTAAAAATCCAACCGCCCGTCCAGAATCTCTTGCTGCAATTGATGCAGCAGATTGGATTGTTATGGGCCCAGGATCTTGGTTCTCCAGCGTTCTGCCACATCTGATGGTTCCCCAACAACGCGATGCGTTAGTTGCAGCGAAAGCGAAGAAGATTCTGATTCTTAACTTGGATTCAGCAACTGAAAATGGACCAGTCATAAATTCGGGGGAGTACGCCGGATATACCGCTACAGAACATATAGAGATATTGCACACCTATGCTCCCGATCTGCGCTTTGATTTAATCGTGGCAGATCAAAGCGTTGTCGCTGGATCGGATCAGCTACAGCGCCATCTTTCAAGTACAGGTGGAGAGTTATTGATAGCCGACCTGCGTGACCAACGCTCCTTGGTCCATCATGATCCAAAGAAATTAACTTCACTTTTCGCACACATAGCGGGCTAA
- a CDS encoding phosphoglycerate kinase, with translation MSLQNFDVAGKRVFLRCDLNVPLKNGEITDDGRIRASLPTIKTLIANGASIVIAAHLGRPKGEAKPELSLAPVAKRLSELLGAPVQFAGAVTGSDVTSKAAALKAGEILLLENIRFSAAETSKDEAERQVLAKELAALADAYVGDGFGAVHRKHASVFDLPKLLPHVAGTLVAAEVEVLKKLTQNPERPYGVVLGGAKVSDKIGVISNLLGKVDVMAIGGGMVFTFLAAQGKEIGTSLVETDLIETVKGLIKQAADSGVKLVLPTDILVAPAFAFDAPATLVSADAIPADQMGLDIGPDSAAAFATAIRSCKTLFWNGPMGVFEFPAFASGTKVVAQALTEVSGISVVGGGDSAAAVRALGFADSAFGYISTGGGASLEYLEGKELPGLTALGL, from the coding sequence ATGTCGCTTCAAAACTTTGATGTAGCCGGCAAGCGAGTATTCCTTCGCTGCGATCTCAATGTTCCGTTGAAAAACGGCGAGATCACAGATGATGGACGCATCCGCGCCTCGCTGCCGACTATCAAAACTCTCATCGCAAACGGTGCCAGCATCGTTATCGCAGCGCACCTCGGTCGCCCGAAAGGTGAGGCCAAACCAGAACTTTCACTAGCACCTGTTGCAAAGCGTTTATCTGAATTACTTGGCGCACCAGTGCAATTTGCTGGAGCTGTCACTGGAAGCGATGTAACTTCTAAGGCAGCAGCGCTCAAGGCAGGCGAGATCTTGTTGCTGGAAAATATTCGCTTCTCCGCTGCTGAAACTTCTAAGGATGAGGCTGAGCGCCAAGTTCTTGCCAAAGAGTTAGCAGCACTTGCTGATGCATACGTTGGCGATGGTTTCGGCGCGGTTCACCGCAAACATGCATCTGTTTTCGATCTTCCTAAGTTGTTGCCACACGTTGCTGGCACGCTTGTGGCCGCAGAAGTTGAAGTTCTCAAGAAGTTAACCCAAAACCCAGAACGTCCATATGGCGTTGTACTTGGGGGAGCAAAGGTTTCAGACAAGATTGGTGTTATCTCTAACTTGCTCGGCAAGGTAGATGTCATGGCGATCGGTGGCGGAATGGTCTTTACATTCTTGGCTGCACAAGGAAAAGAGATCGGAACATCTCTCGTTGAAACAGACCTCATTGAAACTGTTAAGGGTTTGATCAAGCAAGCTGCTGATTCTGGTGTGAAGTTGGTACTTCCAACAGATATCTTGGTAGCACCAGCCTTTGCATTTGATGCACCTGCAACTTTGGTTAGCGCCGATGCAATTCCCGCAGATCAGATGGGTCTCGATATTGGTCCAGATTCAGCGGCAGCCTTTGCTACAGCGATTCGTTCTTGTAAAACTCTTTTCTGGAACGGGCCGATGGGCGTATTCGAATTTCCAGCATTTGCTAGCGGTACCAAGGTTGTGGCACAGGCGCTTACTGAGGTTTCTGGCATCTCTGTAGTCGGTGGTGGAGACTCTGCCGCTGCGGTACGCGCTCTTGGTTTCGCAGATTCAGCCTTCGGATATATTTCTACCGGCGGTGGCGCATCGCTTGAATACCTAGAAGGCAAAGAACTTCCAGGTCTAACTGCTCTAGGTCTATAA
- the rapZ gene encoding RNase adapter RapZ, translating to MSTKELLVVTGMSGAGRSTVAHALEDLGWYVVDNLPPALLPELAVQTKSSDIASLAVVVDVRGGKFFDALSNSLQKLKDSGISYRLLFLDATDQSLVQRFESTRRPHPLQAKDRIVDGIERERTKLEELRSGADVVIDTSNLNVHQLEKRIGEIFSAGMLDAIRINVLSFGYKYGIPVDSDLVLDCRFIPNPHWIPELRPLTGLTKEVSNKVLTSEGVSEFVKSYVGVIRQMMPGYLREGKKYVTIAIGCTGGKHRSVAISEEIAKQLSSEKSEIEISAHATHRDVGRE from the coding sequence ATGTCAACGAAGGAACTCCTTGTTGTAACGGGAATGTCAGGTGCAGGTCGTTCAACCGTTGCCCACGCCTTAGAAGATCTCGGTTGGTATGTAGTTGATAACTTGCCACCTGCCTTGCTGCCTGAATTAGCTGTACAAACAAAGAGTTCAGATATCGCATCCCTAGCAGTTGTTGTAGATGTGCGTGGAGGTAAGTTCTTTGACGCGCTTAGCAACTCACTCCAAAAGTTAAAAGACTCGGGTATCTCTTATCGTTTACTCTTTCTAGACGCTACAGATCAATCTCTGGTGCAGCGCTTTGAATCAACACGTAGACCCCACCCTTTGCAAGCAAAAGACCGGATTGTTGATGGAATCGAACGCGAACGCACCAAGTTAGAGGAACTTCGTTCTGGTGCCGATGTCGTGATCGATACTTCTAATTTAAATGTGCACCAGTTAGAAAAACGGATCGGCGAAATCTTTTCAGCAGGAATGTTGGATGCGATCCGCATCAATGTGCTCTCCTTCGGATACAAATATGGAATTCCGGTCGACTCAGATTTAGTTTTAGATTGCCGCTTTATTCCAAATCCACATTGGATCCCGGAGCTGCGCCCGCTCACAGGTCTTACTAAAGAAGTTTCAAATAAAGTTTTGACCAGCGAGGGCGTATCGGAATTTGTAAAGAGTTATGTTGGAGTTATTCGCCAGATGATGCCGGGTTACCTTCGCGAAGGTAAGAAGTACGTGACCATCGCAATTGGTTGTACCGGTGGAAAACATCGCAGCGTGGCGATCTCTGAGGAAATAGCCAAACAACTCTCTTCAGAGAAATCAGAGATAGAAATTTCAGCACACGCGACACATCGTGATGTAGGTCGTGAATGA
- the uvrC gene encoding excinuclease ABC subunit UvrC — protein MADPASYRPKEIPEDPGVYRFYNGKDKVIYVGKAKNLKNRLTTYFGSNLARKTHRMVNEAVRVDWTIVATELEALALEFSWIKQYQPTYNVQFKDDKSYPYLAISMQDEFPRIFITRKEKRPGLKYFGPYTNAWALRNTYEVLRKVFPVRSCSEGNFARAKRSKRQCLLGDIGKCAAPCVGWVTPEEHREIAVKLDAFMEKGMEDILPKLRSEMDLASEREEFERAARIRDQIESFEKAQRSTQGNLSDDLDGDFISIHEEGLHAAGSIFMVRRGSIKGSRSWIVDQERALEGDEQVASLFFSIYSQSAPTDIPSEIYLNREPIDQEALEAWLTNLRGAKVSIKVPQRGEKVELLQTVARNAHYALIQFLSKRATDAAVSGKALLEIEEQLELKRTPLRIECYDISNISGTSVVASMVVFEDGMAKKSEYRRFIIDTKEATDDTRAMHQVITRRMKRLLNDRAVDESDVAAIGGKLSKFSYPPQLIVVDGGAPQVAAAQRALDELGVTDVALCGLAKRLEEVWRPGESDPLILPRTSEGMYLLQRIRDEAHRFAITFHRSRRSKVMLESILDEIPQMGQARRAALLEQFGSVAALRKATLAQIAMTPGIGEKIAEIIFEYLQKSAHGSVAEIVNTQTGEITTATK, from the coding sequence ATGGCTGATCCAGCTAGTTACCGCCCAAAGGAGATCCCAGAAGATCCTGGGGTTTATCGCTTCTATAACGGCAAAGATAAAGTTATCTACGTTGGTAAGGCAAAGAATTTAAAGAATCGCTTAACAACTTACTTTGGTTCAAATTTGGCGCGCAAGACTCACCGGATGGTTAACGAAGCGGTCCGTGTTGATTGGACGATCGTTGCTACCGAACTCGAAGCACTTGCTCTGGAATTTTCTTGGATCAAGCAATATCAACCAACTTATAACGTGCAGTTCAAAGACGATAAGTCTTATCCATACCTTGCAATTTCCATGCAAGATGAATTTCCTCGAATCTTTATTACCCGCAAGGAGAAACGCCCCGGACTTAAATACTTCGGCCCTTACACAAATGCGTGGGCGCTCCGAAATACCTATGAAGTACTTCGCAAAGTCTTTCCAGTTCGATCTTGCTCTGAAGGAAACTTCGCGCGGGCCAAGCGGAGCAAACGGCAGTGCTTACTGGGGGATATCGGTAAATGCGCCGCACCTTGCGTCGGCTGGGTAACGCCTGAAGAACATCGCGAGATCGCAGTAAAGCTCGATGCCTTTATGGAGAAAGGCATGGAAGATATCTTGCCTAAGTTGCGCAGTGAGATGGATCTTGCATCTGAACGCGAAGAGTTTGAACGCGCAGCGCGTATCCGTGATCAGATCGAATCCTTCGAAAAAGCACAACGTTCCACCCAAGGCAATCTCTCAGATGATCTAGATGGAGATTTCATTTCAATACATGAAGAAGGCTTACATGCAGCCGGTTCAATCTTTATGGTGAGACGTGGATCAATCAAAGGCTCGCGTTCGTGGATTGTCGATCAAGAACGAGCACTTGAGGGTGATGAGCAAGTCGCCTCACTGTTCTTCTCTATTTACAGCCAGAGCGCACCAACTGATATTCCAAGCGAGATCTATCTAAATCGCGAGCCGATTGACCAAGAAGCGTTAGAAGCCTGGCTTACAAATCTTCGCGGAGCAAAAGTTTCAATAAAAGTTCCACAACGTGGCGAAAAGGTCGAGCTACTGCAGACTGTGGCACGCAATGCTCACTACGCCTTAATTCAATTCTTAAGTAAGCGTGCAACCGATGCCGCCGTTAGCGGCAAGGCGCTGCTGGAGATCGAGGAGCAGTTAGAGCTAAAGCGCACACCGCTTCGTATCGAGTGTTATGACATCTCAAATATCTCTGGCACATCAGTCGTGGCATCTATGGTCGTCTTTGAAGACGGTATGGCTAAGAAGAGCGAATACCGCCGCTTCATAATCGATACTAAGGAAGCAACCGATGACACTCGGGCCATGCACCAGGTCATTACTCGCCGCATGAAGCGTTTACTAAATGACCGTGCTGTAGATGAAAGCGATGTCGCCGCTATTGGAGGCAAGCTAAGTAAGTTTTCATATCCACCACAGTTAATAGTTGTAGATGGTGGAGCGCCGCAAGTTGCCGCTGCGCAACGCGCGCTCGATGAACTAGGTGTTACCGATGTTGCACTATGTGGGTTGGCGAAGCGCTTAGAAGAAGTCTGGCGTCCCGGTGAAAGCGATCCGTTGATTTTGCCGCGCACTAGTGAGGGAATGTATTTGCTACAACGCATCCGCGATGAAGCTCACCGCTTTGCTATTACCTTCCACCGTTCGCGGAGATCAAAGGTGATGTTGGAATCCATTTTGGATGAGATTCCACAGATGGGCCAGGCTCGTCGCGCTGCCTTGCTTGAACAATTTGGATCAGTTGCCGCACTGCGTAAAGCAACTCTGGCACAAATCGCGATGACACCTGGTATCGGAGAAAAGATCGCTGAAATCATCTTTGAGTATCTCCAGAAATCAGCGCACGGCTCGGTTGCGGAGATTGTTAATACTCAAACCGGCGAGATCACAACCGCTACGAAGTAG
- the tpiA gene encoding triose-phosphate isomerase translates to MRKPLMAGNWKMNLNHLEAIAVAQKLVYSLSDKDYDAVDIAIIPPFTDIRSIQTMVDGDRLRLLYGAQDISPESSGAFTGDISGSMLAKLGCTFAVIGHSERRAIHHEDDALINRKIKAALANELTPIFCVGEELSIRESGAHVSHVIRQVRAGLEGFTKPELKKIVIAYEPVWAIGTGKTATPEDAQEVCAAIREEIQSIGSPEIAANMRILYGGSVKSSNVVEIMKQVDVDGALIGGASLDPEELAKIAKFYSVEGA, encoded by the coding sequence ATGCGTAAGCCACTTATGGCAGGTAACTGGAAGATGAACCTCAATCACCTTGAGGCGATCGCGGTTGCACAGAAGCTTGTCTACTCACTCTCTGATAAAGATTATGACGCAGTTGATATCGCGATCATCCCCCCATTTACCGATATTCGTTCGATTCAAACAATGGTTGATGGTGACCGACTTCGCTTGCTATACGGTGCGCAAGATATATCACCAGAAAGCAGTGGAGCATTTACCGGAGATATTTCTGGATCAATGCTGGCAAAGCTCGGCTGCACCTTTGCCGTCATCGGCCACTCAGAGCGCCGCGCAATCCATCACGAAGATGACGCGCTTATCAACCGCAAGATCAAAGCAGCACTCGCAAACGAGCTAACTCCAATCTTCTGCGTAGGTGAAGAACTTTCCATCCGCGAATCTGGCGCACATGTATCTCACGTAATTCGCCAAGTCCGTGCCGGTCTTGAAGGATTTACTAAGCCAGAACTTAAGAAGATTGTTATCGCCTACGAACCAGTTTGGGCGATCGGCACCGGAAAGACTGCAACCCCTGAAGATGCGCAAGAAGTATGCGCTGCGATCCGAGAAGAGATTCAAAGTATCGGCTCACCCGAGATCGCCGCAAATATGCGCATCCTCTACGGCGGATCTGTTAAATCATCTAACGTTGTCGAAATCATGAAGCAGGTCGATGTCGATGGCGCCCTAATCGGGGGAGCGAGCCTGGATCCTGAGGAATTGGCCAAGATCGCCAAGTTCTACTCGGTGGAAGGCGCCTAA
- the secG gene encoding preprotein translocase subunit SecG has protein sequence MALALSILLVITSILMILLVLLHKGKGSGLSDLFGGGMSSNYGGSSVVERNLDRITIVVGGIWFGGVVALSLVLKG, from the coding sequence GTGGCTCTAGCTCTATCTATCTTGCTTGTTATTACAAGCATCTTGATGATCCTGCTCGTTCTCCTTCACAAAGGAAAAGGTTCAGGCCTCTCCGATCTATTCGGCGGCGGAATGTCATCAAACTATGGCGGTTCATCTGTTGTAGAACGTAACCTCGATCGCATCACAATCGTTGTTGGCGGAATCTGGTTCGGCGGCGTTGTCGCACTCAGTCTTGTTTTGAAGGGTTAA